One genomic segment of Methanothermobacter tenebrarum includes these proteins:
- a CDS encoding CBS domain-containing protein codes for MKVKDVMVKDVETLDINSNLEDVLRNFVEKGHGSAVVTRDNVKVGIVTTWDVLEAIAEGDDLSEVKVWEVMERDLVTISPEASIREAATKMVTNVVWRLLVEEDDKIIGVVSATDILRAKMAKRY; via the coding sequence ATGAAAGTGAAGGATGTTATGGTTAAAGATGTGGAAACACTTGATATTAACAGTAACCTTGAGGATGTTTTAAGGAATTTTGTGGAGAAAGGACATGGTAGCGCTGTAGTGACAAGGGATAACGTGAAGGTTGGGATAGTAACAACATGGGATGTTCTTGAGGCCATTGCCGAGGGCGACGACCTAAGCGAAGTGAAAGTATGGGAGGTTATGGAGAGAGACCTTGTTACAATATCTCCAGAGGCGAGTATCAGGGAAGCGGCAACTAAGATGGTTACAAATGTGGTCTGGAGGCTCCTAGTAGAAGAGGATGATAAGATCATTGGTGTGGTAAGCGCCACTGACATCCTACGGGCTAAAATGGCGAAAAGATATTAA
- a CDS encoding GTP-binding protein: MDIEEKIKEIEDEIRRTPYNKATAHHIGKLKAKLSKLREEAVSRTARKGKGFHVKKSGDATIVLVGFPSVGKSTLLNIITNAQAKVGEYQFTTLDVIPAIMEHKGARIQVLDIPGIIPGASKGKGRGREVLSVARNADLIVMIIDILDPNQRNIIIEELRNVGIRPDEKPPDIKVKRKKRGGIQVSATIQATHLNEQIIRSILNEYGIHNAEVILRDDATIDQFIDVIEGNRVYIPTLTIFNKMDLVDEEYVKKIQEEVPGSIFISAKEKINIDEVKEKIFEKLNLIRVYLKPQHGEPDYDEPLIIRKRSTVKDVCGKLHKDFIKKFRYARVWGKSVKFQGQKVGIDHILEDGDLITIITRR, encoded by the coding sequence ATGGACATAGAAGAAAAAATAAAAGAAATCGAGGATGAGATCAGGAGAACACCATACAATAAGGCCACAGCGCATCATATAGGTAAACTCAAGGCTAAATTGTCCAAGTTGAGGGAAGAGGCTGTTTCAAGGACTGCGAGGAAGGGTAAGGGTTTCCATGTTAAAAAGTCGGGTGATGCTACTATAGTCCTTGTAGGTTTCCCTTCAGTGGGTAAATCCACCTTACTTAATATTATAACGAATGCCCAGGCAAAGGTTGGAGAATACCAATTCACAACATTAGATGTTATACCGGCTATCATGGAACATAAAGGTGCTAGGATCCAAGTATTGGATATACCAGGGATAATACCAGGAGCTTCAAAGGGTAAAGGTAGGGGGAGGGAAGTATTATCAGTTGCAAGGAACGCGGACCTCATAGTAATGATAATAGACATCCTAGACCCCAACCAGAGGAATATTATAATAGAAGAACTGAGAAACGTTGGTATAAGACCTGATGAAAAACCCCCAGACATAAAAGTGAAAAGGAAAAAAAGGGGTGGAATCCAAGTTTCAGCCACAATACAGGCAACTCATCTTAACGAGCAAATAATAAGATCCATACTCAACGAATATGGGATACACAATGCCGAGGTTATCTTAAGGGATGATGCCACCATAGACCAGTTCATAGACGTCATAGAAGGTAACAGAGTATACATACCCACCTTAACAATTTTCAATAAAATGGACCTTGTAGACGAGGAATATGTGAAGAAGATCCAAGAGGAGGTGCCAGGATCCATTTTTATATCAGCCAAGGAGAAGATTAATATCGATGAAGTCAAAGAAAAGATATTTGAAAAACTCAACCTTATAAGGGTTTACTTGAAACCCCAGCATGGTGAACCAGATTATGACGAGCCACTCATAATCAGAAAAAGATCAACAGTGAAGGATGTATGTGGAAAACTCCACAAGGATTTCATAAAAAAATTCCGCTATGCAAGGGTATGGGGCAAATCTGTGAAATTCCAAGGACAAAAAGTTGGAATAGACCATATACTGGAAGATGGGGATCTGATAACCATAATAACAAGAAGATAA